Proteins from a single region of Hordeum vulgare subsp. vulgare chromosome 6H, MorexV3_pseudomolecules_assembly, whole genome shotgun sequence:
- the LOC123404427 gene encoding uncharacterized protein LOC123404427 isoform X1: MAEASKFTTILQLFSDWEIHVLILLSFSLQLFLFFSGSLRRRHDHRLLRITTWLSYLSADFTAAYALGLLSREVATTSTTDNNDDHHKSMPNETPHQLMVLWAPFLLIHLGGQDTVTAFSLEDNELWLRHLLILLGQACLVVYVLWKWVTLSYYQLLISAALLFVDGIIKYGERIWALKLGSQEGLRSSTSTEAKKASLQFGVGFSTERKEQTYQEIVRYALLRERGVRDIFAGRKLFDMDDLTCEYFLYQYDQEAPRGDAQLNFKRAEIELSIMYDSLYTKSRVIQTRSGAILRCISFASIVVAFVLYVKMMVNSSAYAEQTTSVYNNVDYRRSRVDATITYILFIGAVCLEACSFFVVMIMSPLEWPLLEARAGWCRVLLTRVAWPMFMRIQPETKPWWSNSMGQYNFLSSCCNKSRSTDRRWSSTVIMAKMAGVFGASELWNKIINTKHAHVTREMKELIHETIGHDRGWLPERIRVPGAYRSLLVLPFEKALLSLHIWTDVVMHKVAKSMMVSSRGRLQIDMAAQEQDQDAAQRWGHPMDNCKRLSEYMLYLLVAQPAMLPVSSNVQDFMVAEAASDWSRGASSSSRKVQDFMVAADVASRKEYFLEWLASEYEGPGLDFWKEQRAVLENQQGINAELVILEKVWVRMLVYAAGKSRPEEHARRLSTGGELITFVWLLMAHRRTGDVERSISLMKDDFSAGHLFELTSASIPYCRQIEMEESITA, translated from the coding sequence atggcagaagcttcaaaGTTCACTACCATTTTGCAACTATTCAGCGATTGGGAAATTCATGTATTGATTCTCTTGAGCTTTTCCCTGCAactattcctcttcttctccggTAGCCTTCGGCGCCGCCACGACCATAGGCTGCTTAGGATCACGACTTGGTTGTCTTACCTATCAGCTGATTTCACTGCAGCATATGCTCTGGGCCTTCTTTCACGCGAGGTTGCTACCACTTCCACCACAgacaacaatgatgatcatcataaatCAATGCCCAACGAAACTCCTCATCAGCTCATGGTATTGTGGGCACCTTTCCTTCTTATCCATCTTGGAGGACAGGATACTGTGACTGCTTTTTCATTGGAGGACAATGAGCTGTGGTTGAGGCACCTGCTGATCCTGCTAGGCCAAGCATGCCTAGTTGTCTATGTGCTGTGGAAATGGGTGACATTGTCATACTACCAACTTTTAATCTCGGCTGCATTGTTGTTCGTTGATGGGATCATCAAGTATGGGGAGAGGATTTGGGCACTCAAGTTGGGGAGCCAGGAAGGCCTCAGGAGCTCCACTAGCACAGAAGCTAAGAAAGCATCCCTTCAATTTGGAGTAGGGTTCAGTACTGAAAGAAAAGAGCAGACGTATCAAGAAATTGTTAGGTATGCTCTTCTCAGGGAGCGAGGTGTGCGGGATATATTTGCTGGACGGAAACTCTTCGACATGGATGATTTAACTTGTGAGTACTTTCTGTATCAATACGATCAGGAGGCTCCGAGAGGAGATGCACAACTGAATTTCAAGAGGGCAGAGATCGAGCTTAGCATAATGTATGACAGCCTCTACACAAAATCTCGGGTGATTCAAACAAGGTCCGGCGCCATCCTTCGGTGTATCTCCTTCGCCTCCATAGTGGTTGCCTTTGTGCTCTATGTTAAGATGATGGTGAATAGTAGTGCCTATGCCGAGCAAACAACATCAGTATACAACAACGTTGACTATAGAAGAAGCAGAGTTGATGCTACCATCACCTACATATTATTCATTGGAGCAGTTTGCTTGGAAGCTTGCTCATTCTTCGTTGTGATGATCATGTCACCGTTGGAGTGGCCATTGTTGGAAGCTCGAGCTGGATGGTGTCGTGTGCTGCTCACTCGAGTGGCCTGGCCTATGTTCATGAGGATCCAACCAGAGACCAAGCCATGGTGGTCAAACTCAATGGGACAATACAACTTCTTGAGCTCCTGCTGCAACAAAAGCAGAAGCACGGACAGAAGGTGGAGTAGCACCGTCATCATGGCAAAGATGGCAGGCGTATTTGGAGCTAGTGAGCTGTGGAACAAGATAATTAACACCAAGCATGCCCACGTCACAAGGGAGATGAAGGAGCTTATCCATGAAACAATAGGCCATGATAGGGGGTGGCTTCCTGAGCGCATCCGCGTTCCAGGTGCTTATAGATCACTACTCGTCCTCCCCTTTGAGAAGGCCTTGCTGTCACTACACATTTGGACAGACGTCGTGATGCACAAGGTGGCCAAGTCGATGATGGTGAGCAGCAGGGGCCGGTTGCAGATTGACATGGCCGCCCAAGAGCAAGACCAAGACGCAGCGCAGCGGTGGGGGCATCCCATGGATAACTGCAAGAGGCTATCCGAGTACATGTTGTACCTGCTGGTGGCGCAACCTGCCATGCTACCCGTGAGCAGCAACGTGCAGGATTTTATGGTAGCAGAGGCTGCCTCAGACTGGTCCAGGGGTGCCTCCTCTTCTAGCAGGAAGGTGCAGGATTTCATGGTAGCAGCTGACGTTGCCTCCAGAAAGGAGTATTTTCTTGAGTGGTTGGCTTCAGAGTATGAGGGTCCTGGTCTGGATTTCTGGAAGGAGCAAAGGGCGGTGCTGGAAAATCAACAGGGCATCAATGCCGAGCTGGTGATACTAGAGAAGGTGTGGGTGCGGATGCTCGTCTATGCAGCCGGAAAGTCCCGCCCGGAAGAGCATGCCCGTCGCCTGAGCACTGGGGGAGAGCTCATTACCTTTGTTTGGCTGCTCATGGCCCATCGGCGTACTGGAGACGTGGAGCGCAGTATCAGCCTTATGAAAGATGATTTCAGTGCAGGACACCTTTTCGAGCTAACTAGTGCTAGCATACCATACTGCAGGCAAATTGAGATGGAGGAGTCAATTACTGCTTGA
- the LOC123404427 gene encoding uncharacterized protein LOC123404427 isoform X2, which translates to MPNETPHQLMVLWAPFLLIHLGGQDTVTAFSLEDNELWLRHLLILLGQACLVVYVLWKWVTLSYYQLLISAALLFVDGIIKYGERIWALKLGSQEGLRSSTSTEAKKASLQFGVGFSTERKEQTYQEIVRYALLRERGVRDIFAGRKLFDMDDLTCEYFLYQYDQEAPRGDAQLNFKRAEIELSIMYDSLYTKSRVIQTRSGAILRCISFASIVVAFVLYVKMMVNSSAYAEQTTSVYNNVDYRRSRVDATITYILFIGAVCLEACSFFVVMIMSPLEWPLLEARAGWCRVLLTRVAWPMFMRIQPETKPWWSNSMGQYNFLSSCCNKSRSTDRRWSSTVIMAKMAGVFGASELWNKIINTKHAHVTREMKELIHETIGHDRGWLPERIRVPGAYRSLLVLPFEKALLSLHIWTDVVMHKVAKSMMVSSRGRLQIDMAAQEQDQDAAQRWGHPMDNCKRLSEYMLYLLVAQPAMLPVSSNVQDFMVAEAASDWSRGASSSSRKVQDFMVAADVASRKEYFLEWLASEYEGPGLDFWKEQRAVLENQQGINAELVILEKVWVRMLVYAAGKSRPEEHARRLSTGGELITFVWLLMAHRRTGDVERSISLMKDDFSAGHLFELTSASIPYCRQIEMEESITA; encoded by the coding sequence ATGCCCAACGAAACTCCTCATCAGCTCATGGTATTGTGGGCACCTTTCCTTCTTATCCATCTTGGAGGACAGGATACTGTGACTGCTTTTTCATTGGAGGACAATGAGCTGTGGTTGAGGCACCTGCTGATCCTGCTAGGCCAAGCATGCCTAGTTGTCTATGTGCTGTGGAAATGGGTGACATTGTCATACTACCAACTTTTAATCTCGGCTGCATTGTTGTTCGTTGATGGGATCATCAAGTATGGGGAGAGGATTTGGGCACTCAAGTTGGGGAGCCAGGAAGGCCTCAGGAGCTCCACTAGCACAGAAGCTAAGAAAGCATCCCTTCAATTTGGAGTAGGGTTCAGTACTGAAAGAAAAGAGCAGACGTATCAAGAAATTGTTAGGTATGCTCTTCTCAGGGAGCGAGGTGTGCGGGATATATTTGCTGGACGGAAACTCTTCGACATGGATGATTTAACTTGTGAGTACTTTCTGTATCAATACGATCAGGAGGCTCCGAGAGGAGATGCACAACTGAATTTCAAGAGGGCAGAGATCGAGCTTAGCATAATGTATGACAGCCTCTACACAAAATCTCGGGTGATTCAAACAAGGTCCGGCGCCATCCTTCGGTGTATCTCCTTCGCCTCCATAGTGGTTGCCTTTGTGCTCTATGTTAAGATGATGGTGAATAGTAGTGCCTATGCCGAGCAAACAACATCAGTATACAACAACGTTGACTATAGAAGAAGCAGAGTTGATGCTACCATCACCTACATATTATTCATTGGAGCAGTTTGCTTGGAAGCTTGCTCATTCTTCGTTGTGATGATCATGTCACCGTTGGAGTGGCCATTGTTGGAAGCTCGAGCTGGATGGTGTCGTGTGCTGCTCACTCGAGTGGCCTGGCCTATGTTCATGAGGATCCAACCAGAGACCAAGCCATGGTGGTCAAACTCAATGGGACAATACAACTTCTTGAGCTCCTGCTGCAACAAAAGCAGAAGCACGGACAGAAGGTGGAGTAGCACCGTCATCATGGCAAAGATGGCAGGCGTATTTGGAGCTAGTGAGCTGTGGAACAAGATAATTAACACCAAGCATGCCCACGTCACAAGGGAGATGAAGGAGCTTATCCATGAAACAATAGGCCATGATAGGGGGTGGCTTCCTGAGCGCATCCGCGTTCCAGGTGCTTATAGATCACTACTCGTCCTCCCCTTTGAGAAGGCCTTGCTGTCACTACACATTTGGACAGACGTCGTGATGCACAAGGTGGCCAAGTCGATGATGGTGAGCAGCAGGGGCCGGTTGCAGATTGACATGGCCGCCCAAGAGCAAGACCAAGACGCAGCGCAGCGGTGGGGGCATCCCATGGATAACTGCAAGAGGCTATCCGAGTACATGTTGTACCTGCTGGTGGCGCAACCTGCCATGCTACCCGTGAGCAGCAACGTGCAGGATTTTATGGTAGCAGAGGCTGCCTCAGACTGGTCCAGGGGTGCCTCCTCTTCTAGCAGGAAGGTGCAGGATTTCATGGTAGCAGCTGACGTTGCCTCCAGAAAGGAGTATTTTCTTGAGTGGTTGGCTTCAGAGTATGAGGGTCCTGGTCTGGATTTCTGGAAGGAGCAAAGGGCGGTGCTGGAAAATCAACAGGGCATCAATGCCGAGCTGGTGATACTAGAGAAGGTGTGGGTGCGGATGCTCGTCTATGCAGCCGGAAAGTCCCGCCCGGAAGAGCATGCCCGTCGCCTGAGCACTGGGGGAGAGCTCATTACCTTTGTTTGGCTGCTCATGGCCCATCGGCGTACTGGAGACGTGGAGCGCAGTATCAGCCTTATGAAAGATGATTTCAGTGCAGGACACCTTTTCGAGCTAACTAGTGCTAGCATACCATACTGCAGGCAAATTGAGATGGAGGAGTCAATTACTGCTTGA